GCAGAGAATTTTCTATCATTGTACGCTAATGAAGCATTGAATGTATTTGGTGTGGTGTTGGGTAAATCTACGTCTTCTCTTTCATCACCATCTTCATTTATAATTCCACTTGCTGAAGAAGTAATGAATGAATAATTTAAATACAAACTGAAATTTCTAGCAAAACCTGGTAAGAAATCTAACTGACGTTGGAAAGCAAATTCTGCACCTAATATAGTTGCTCCCTCTCCGTTTAAAGGCTGATACACTTCATAACCCGTTGTTCCTTCACCATAAACATCATCCGTAGTTTCACCTACAAAAGTGTAAATAAAGTTGTCTAAATCCTTATAAAAAACACCTCCTGAAAGCAAACCAACACTCTCAAAATAATGTTCTGCCATGATATCAAAATTCATAGAAGTTGTAGCCTCCAAACTAGGGTTACCTAATATAATTTCATCATCACCAGATACAATATCAACAGAGGGAACCAAATCTGCATAATTAGGTCTTGCCAAAGTATTTGTCCATGCAAAACGCACTATTGTAGCGTCAGAAGCAGAATATTTAAAATGTAAACCTGGCATTATGTTCGCATAAGAACTCTCTTTTGTAATTTCTCCAGCTAAAGTATCTTCATCTAAAATATCATTACCTGTGGCAGTTATATTTGTGTTTTCTAAACGCACGCCGAACAGTACATCTAACTTTTCTGATAGTTTTTGATTGGTCATCACATACCCTGCAAATACATTTTCTTTTACGTTGTAATTCTCTCTTAGATATTCATCAGGAATAGATTCACCATTTATAAGATTTAAGCTTCCTAACCATTCTTGATCAGCAAAAGAACCAATTAAATACTTACTACCTGCAAGAAAATCGCTGTCCGATAAATCTCTTGTTACCGTAGATGCTAGCGTTGGGTAGTCATCTTCAAAATCAAATTCGAAGAAATTATTATCACGAAGCTTAGTTTTTAAACGTGTTCTAGCGCCAAATTTAATAGCACCATCACCTTGACCAAAAAAATCTGAAGGCAATTCAAAATTTACAAAAATATTAAAATCTTCCTCTTTTGTAAATTGGTTCTCTTCGGTTAACTCGTCATATTCAAAATTACCTAAAGCAGCATCAGCAGCATTTTCAGCAGTCATTATAGGAAAACGAGTATCTGTATTATCATTCAATACAGAATATTCCGAAGCATAAACAATATAACGTTCATTCAATCTTTCTTCAGATGCTTTTGCAAATGAAGACATCCAATCAACCTTCAGATTACCTACTAAATGTTTACCCCCTAGACTATAATTCTGCATACGCTGATCTTCTAAGCGTCTGTTTTTGTTTCTTTTAGAATCAATTCCCCCCTTTGTTTCGCGTGTAACTTCAGCTAAAAAGCTCGTAACTTTACCATCAGTAATAGTAAAATCTCCTGACTCCATATCTTCACCATCTACCATTTCACTTTGCAATGCAAATCTATTTTCCCTATCATCCCTCCAATTATATATAGTCTTTATGAAAAGTTTATTATTCGCATCAATTTTATAATCCATATTGGCAGAAAAGCTACGTCTAATACGTTGTACCAAGTACTCTCTTTGCTCAAATACATTTGTATAAGGATCAACATCAACTTCTTCTAAAACTGGTTCTCCATCACTGTCATCAACTCCTGAATAATATTCAAATTCATCCGTCCACTCTGCTTCAACATTATCAGAACCAAAATCATTATCATTATAAGATGCAGATAACATCCAACCAAATTTTCCATCTTTACTTCTATCGCCAAGTAAAAATGATCCGTTGATAATGGGTTTATTGGTAATAACATTTATACCAGAACCCGCAGTTGCAGATAATCTAAAACCTTGAGGAGAAGTTCTTGTTACCAAATTAATAGATCCACCAAGCGCATCGGCATCCATATCGGGAGTAACAGCTTTACTCACTTCAATAGTTTGAATCATATCTGAAGGAATTAAATCCATCTGTACATTTCTATTATCACCTTCCGCAGAAGGAACACGACTACCATTTAAAGTAACTGAATTTAATTGTGGAGATAAACCACGAATAATCACATTACGAGCCTCCCCTTGATCTACTTGCATGGTAATACCTGGAATACGCTTTACTGCATCTCCAATATTAGCATCTGGAAATTTCCCAATCTGATCGGTAGAAACCACATTGGTAATATTCATATTATTTTTTTGAGTATTCAATGCCTTAGCCTGACTACTTACACCATAACTTACCACTTCTACACCTTCTAGCTCTAAACTTTTTGGCTCAATAAAAACCTCAATAGAAGTAGTTCTACCTTCCATTATTACAATATCTTGGTCTACATTAGCGTATCCTAAATAAGTAACAGACACTTTATACGCGCCTACTGGAATTTCTACAAGCGAAAAATGACCATCAAAATCTGATGTAGTTCCTTTTTTTAAAGAAGAGATTATGACTGTTGCACCTGGAACACTCAACCCATCTTCATCTGAGATTGCCCCTTCTAAATTACCATTTTGCGCTTGAATAGCAGCACTACTACAAGCAACAAATAGTAATAATAAAATTAATTTTAGAGAATAATTCGTTTTCATTTTCATTGGTTATTTAGTTCTCAAAAATATGTATATCAAGCACATAGCATGTTTATTTAATGAAAACAAAAAGGAAAGAAAATCAGAAAAACAAGGAAACAAGTAGGCAACAATAAAGGTTAATTTACATTGCGGCAACCCTTTGTAAATATTGGCTCAATAAAGCACTAAAATGAATGTAAAAAAGCACTTAATTCTTGCTTAGAATCTATGGGTAATTTTTTTCTAAGTCGATATCTAGAAACACGAACACTATCTGGTGTAAGCCGTAAAATAGATGCTATTTCTTTTGAGGAAAGGTTTAAACGCAATAAAATACTCAACCTCAATTCTGAAGGAGATAAAGAACCAGTTACCAATTTATTTATTTTCTGAATATACTCTGGATGAATTTCTTTAAACAAAATCATAAACTCATCCCACTCATCTTCTTGTGATAAATTGAAATCTATTTCTTTAATCAATCCCATAAGTTTTCTTTTCAAATCTACATTAGACCGATCCAAACAGTTCTTTAATGTGTGTGATAAATTAGAAAGCATTTTGTTTTTTTGCGATAGATGCAAACTATATCTAGAAAGTGACGTATTTTTTAAACGCACTTCTGTTTGCAGACTAAGCTCATCAGATTGAATTTTATCTAATTTTACTTTTAATAATTGCTGCTTAAGCAATGCTTCTTTCTGTGAATTTTTCCGTTTCTTCTGGAGGTAGACATACCACAAAATCATAAAAATAAGGAAGACTAAAATTAAACCCACTAATAAGGTTTTCTGTGCATTATCTACCTTGCTATTTTGTAACAAGGCTTGAATTTGCGTTTCTTTTTCTTTAGTTGCATATATAACTTGAAGTGCTCTTGCCTGATTAGAATTTTCAAGTTTTCTATTTTCTTTATCTACTTCTAAAAACCTATTTAAATTAGCATACGCTTTATCTAAATCTTCAAGTAATTGGTAATTTTCAGCAAGGTCTTTATAAGCACTTGCCTCCTCTTTTTTATTACGGATAGCTTTTGCAACAGTCAGTGATTTATTGGTATAATATAATCCCTGATCTAAAACACCCGTTTTACGGTTCACATCTCCTAAATTATTTAAGATGTTTGCTAGCCGAGCATCAAATTCTCCGGTATGATGGTGTAAAGATTTTTTAAAATAGTGCAACGCTGTAGTAAACTTTTCCAAGTCTTCATAAATACTTCCAATATTTTCATTTACTCTTGAAAGTCCTTCAGCATCTTCCAGTACGGTGTATAGTCCTAAACTTTCCTGCTGTAGCTTAAGAGCTTCTGCATAATTCTTCTTCTTTTCAAAACAGACTCCTAAATTACTTTTTAAAGATGCTAAATATGAACTAGAATTTAATTTCGTAGCTGCTACAATTCCTTTTTCAAAATAATTTTTCGCAGTGTTATAGTCCTTTAAATTTAAATGGACTTCACCTAAGTTATCTATTAAATTAAGGTATAATGTATCGTGATTTTTACCCCCTAAAAGCAACACTCCTTTATTAAATTGATTTATTGCTTCTGCATAGACCCCATTCTCTTGGCAGAATATGGGTCAAACGTAAAACTTGGGGAGAAACTTTATCTTTGACAAAAAAGTGTTTAGATTTTGGATATAGAATTAGTGCGGTATTTGTTGCCGGAAGGCGTATTGGATTACTTTGAAATTGTAAGCCATCAATCATCAGAAGGTAAGGTTCATTTTTACTTAGAAGAAAAGAACGTGCTACCCAAAGAGCACCAAACAGAATTAGCCCATTCCAAAGGCTTCTTACCGGAGATAACAGTTGAGGACTTCCCTCTAAGAGGTAAATCGGTACTGCTCCATATAAAGCGTAGGCGCTGGACTCTTATGGATACGGGAAAAATTATAAAAAGAGATTGGGGTTTAATAGCAAAAGGCACTCGGATAACCAGCGAATTTGCCTCTTTTTTAAAAGGTATCGCTTGACAATCATGCCGTAAGCGCTAAACGGTTTGGCGACTATTATAAAATTAATGGCAAAGCCCTACAGTATCACTACAAAAACCATCTTAGCGACTTCAAGGATTGGCCCCAAAAGGAACATTCACAAAAGTGGTTGCTCTTTGGAAAAAATTTAGGTTACTATTTAAGTTTAGATGAAACCTCTTTGTCCAACGGTGAACTCTACACGATTCTAACCAATAAAGGCGCTAACGGAAAGAAAGGTAGCATAGTGGCCATTGTCAAGGGAACCAAAGCGGATGACGTCATCAGTGTGCTTAATAAAATCCCTGTGGAAAGACGAAATATAGTCAAAGAAGTTACTGTCGATATGGCTGGAAATATGAATTTGATCGCTAAAAAATGTTTCCCCAGAACAGAGATCGTGACCGATAGATTCCATGTTCAAAAATTAGCCTCAGAAGCAGTCCAAGAAGAACGTATCCGATTAAGATGGGAAGTTATAGAAATAGAAAACAAAGCCATTGAAGAAGCTCGAAAAACAGAAAAAACACATAGACCAGAAATTCTCGCTAACGGAGATACCCATAGACAGTTGCTGGCCAGAAGTCGATATGTATTATTTAAACCAAAGACCAAATGGACTGCAGGACAAATAGAAAGAGCGGAAATATTGTTTCGACTTTACCCAACTATTGAAAAAGCCTATAAGTTGGCCCAAGCATTAAGCTATATCTATGAAAATAATACGAATAAGGATGTAGCAAGACTAAAATTGGCACAGTGGTATAACGAAGTAGAAAACTCAAATTTTAAGTCGTTCAACACCATTGCAAGGTCTATACAAATGCATTACAAACCAATT
This genomic stretch from Cellulophaga algicola DSM 14237 harbors:
- a CDS encoding TonB-dependent receptor yields the protein MKTNYSLKLILLLLFVACSSAAIQAQNGNLEGAISDEDGLSVPGATVIISSLKKGTTSDFDGHFSLVEIPVGAYKVSVTYLGYANVDQDIVIMEGRTTSIEVFIEPKSLELEGVEVVSYGVSSQAKALNTQKNNMNITNVVSTDQIGKFPDANIGDAVKRIPGITMQVDQGEARNVIIRGLSPQLNSVTLNGSRVPSAEGDNRNVQMDLIPSDMIQTIEVSKAVTPDMDADALGGSINLVTRTSPQGFRLSATAGSGINVITNKPIINGSFLLGDRSKDGKFGWMLSASYNDNDFGSDNVEAEWTDEFEYYSGVDDSDGEPVLEEVDVDPYTNVFEQREYLVQRIRRSFSANMDYKIDANNKLFIKTIYNWRDDRENRFALQSEMVDGEDMESGDFTITDGKVTSFLAEVTRETKGGIDSKRNKNRRLEDQRMQNYSLGGKHLVGNLKVDWMSSFAKASEERLNERYIVYASEYSVLNDNTDTRFPIMTAENAADAALGNFEYDELTEENQFTKEEDFNIFVNFELPSDFFGQGDGAIKFGARTRLKTKLRDNNFFEFDFEDDYPTLASTVTRDLSDSDFLAGSKYLIGSFADQEWLGSLNLINGESIPDEYLRENYNVKENVFAGYVMTNQKLSEKLDVLFGVRLENTNITATGNDILDEDTLAGEITKESSYANIMPGLHFKYSASDATIVRFAWTNTLARPNYADLVPSVDIVSGDDEIILGNPSLEATTSMNFDIMAEHYFESVGLLSGGVFYKDLDNFIYTFVGETTDDVYGEGTTGYEVYQPLNGEGATILGAEFAFQRQLDFLPGFARNFSLYLNYSFITSSASGIINEDGDEREDVDLPNTTPNTFNASLAYNDRKFSARLSGNFTDSYIDELGGNDFEDRYYDTQFFLDFNASYQINGSLSLYAGLNNITNQPLRYFQGVKERTQQMEYYGQRFTVGLKYDVFKK
- a CDS encoding tetratricopeptide repeat protein; protein product: MLLLGGKNHDTLYLNLIDNLGEVHLNLKDYNTAKNYFEKGIVAATKLNSSSYLASLKSNLGVCFEKKKNYAEALKLQQESLGLYTVLEDAEGLSRVNENIGSIYEDLEKFTTALHYFKKSLHHHTGEFDARLANILNNLGDVNRKTGVLDQGLYYTNKSLTVAKAIRNKKEEASAYKDLAENYQLLEDLDKAYANLNRFLEVDKENRKLENSNQARALQVIYATKEKETQIQALLQNSKVDNAQKTLLVGLILVFLIFMILWYVYLQKKRKNSQKEALLKQQLLKVKLDKIQSDELSLQTEVRLKNTSLSRYSLHLSQKNKMLSNLSHTLKNCLDRSNVDLKRKLMGLIKEIDFNLSQEDEWDEFMILFKEIHPEYIQKINKLVTGSLSPSELRLSILLRLNLSSKEIASILRLTPDSVRVSRYRLRKKLPIDSKQELSAFLHSF
- a CDS encoding ISAon1 family transposase N-terminal region protein, producing MDIELVRYLLPEGVLDYFEIVSHQSSEGKVHFYLEEKNVLPKEHQTELAHSKGFLPEITVEDFPLRGKSVLLHIKRRRWTLMDTGKIIKRDWGLIAKGTRITSEFASFLKGIA
- a CDS encoding ISAon1 family transposase, whose translation is MNGKALQYHYKNHLSDFKDWPQKEHSQKWLLFGKNLGYYLSLDETSLSNGELYTILTNKGANGKKGSIVAIVKGTKADDVISVLNKIPVERRNIVKEVTVDMAGNMNLIAKKCFPRTEIVTDRFHVQKLASEAVQEERIRLRWEVIEIENKAIEEARKTEKTHRPEILANGDTHRQLLARSRYVLFKPKTKWTAGQIERAEILFRLYPTIEKAYKLAQALSYIYENNTNKDVARLKLAQWYNEVENSNFKSFNTIARSIQMHYKPILNYFNNRSTNASAESFNAKIKEFRTMFRGVRDVKFFLFRLTKLYA